One Rhizophagus irregularis chromosome 5, complete sequence DNA window includes the following coding sequences:
- a CDS encoding uncharacterized protein (SECRETED:cutsite_TNS-LP; SECRETED:prob_0.9431); SECRETED:SignalP(1-23): MYKKAPLIAFILLFLIIIDITNSLPELTYQETEPNLLALYGDSFTDGSLILRFVKQSQLDNCYEPTLYLRLVKPDGNVKKLELNDIPQNNFCRIISLAGTPFHKNERHNKLYNNNDDNKYGGNDNGENDNNGGNDNVGGKIDDSNNGVNNNRRDNNNNNGNGSPNNGRPAAPAPAIPPTNNLLDNITVLALSKKYVLLTYFCNLPTSNELCGRIIDFNGVTKSMITFNDFNGSCTNLKITKSSYDDGGFLYTCYKQETKSIEWITYSAPNIIDDSITEKYSGEIGNITRYDLTNIFSTEDRGYSIVTGYFDNIDNVQNTLPQWVVTANFITNDGQTKGSYLIYSQEVGTIKTLSIPRWAVLNSQMFSVSQLNDVNTQLYDIRNLYKGGEVFIITTSDNNISGFAYSNDGMYNSTWALPNNYTYTRKIYGINTDNTVWAIADKSNNAIATNQWTIVYSTALTTYSTVLGDAGYSSSSILSIIPGKNAVTTPDLNQITITYVMNSIEPSTGYITISQKNANEGDDLIRIKIPAKSPPIGTVNNVIIHGSVVKVTLEDGIFDRENATYIIKIDDDFVQANGQNLIGDSWEISTASGYRKNEPGDARASILLTPDGTRNYLENKNSRKTYVDDLSNEISDALAIEKGRIFIPYDRYQYMKDARKVQILLRVDIKDTKSPDQPSSTAVRNSLDKAIISKGNSAIPIGPRTKDLDSTYGAPETPHLWRKYKYILIAVVIVLFLQLLLSFFSRKKFSGGRNFLTIVFFPLILVDFVLDTTILAIHGKDLIWIFYLVPILFNVIILWLLINYRLNSSETTKNWLKKNPNTALIFTLLSCIDLEALNVVSSRCAGYNELNARFTEKGRKSILITIIIITLIEDVPQLIIYLIYQRYTVITTILSILALSSSCLILLFKIISFIYLMFIYKPHKTLSSAIEKIDDSNNDTANLESGEGDILKPETTTDRQNEEVTVLGNIGISSETYIDDNDDKISATKEEITEGESLSGNIPGNKSRTNKRTTEEQITEEETTKECEEIITTTTRIIQKKKVVIIKK; the protein is encoded by the exons ATGTATAAGAAAGCTCCATTAATAGCGTTTATTCTActatttcttataataatagatataacAAATTCACTTCCTGAATTAACTTATCAGGAAACAGAACCAAACTTGTTAGCACTTTATGGTGATTCATTTACTGATGGTAGTCTAATCCTCCGTTTTGTTAAACAATCTCAATTAGATAATTGTTATGAACCAACATTATATTTAAGATTAGTAAAACCTGACGGTAATGTAAAAAAGTTAGAACTTAATGACATacctcaaaataatttttgtagaaTTATTTCATTAGCTGGTACTCCATTTCATAAAAACGAAcgtcataataaattatacaacaacaatgatgataataaatatggtGGAAACGACAATGGAGAAAACGATAATAATGGAGGAAACGACAATGTTGGAGGGAAAATTGATGATTCTAATAACGGAGTAAATAATAATCGTAGGGacaataacaacaataatggTAATGGGAGTCCCAATAATGGAAGACCAGCTGCGCCTGCACCAGCAATACCTCCAACAAATAATTTGTTAGATAATATCACTGTACTtgcattatcaaaaaaatacgTTCTTCTtacatatttttgtaatttaccTACGTCAAATGAATTATGTGGCAGAATTATAGATTTTAACGGTGTAACAAAAAG CATGATAAcgtttaatgattttaatggtTCATGTACAAATCTTAAAATTACTAAGAGTTCTTACGATGATGGTGGATTTTTATATACCTGTTATAAACAAGAAACTAAATCGATAGAATGGATAACTTACTCAGCACC aaatattatcgATGATTCGATAACAGAAAAATATAGCGGAGAGATAGGAAATATTACGAGATATGACTTGACAAATATATTTTCGACAGAAGATAGAGGATATTCAATTGTAACAGGATATTTCGATAATATAGATAATGTACAAAATACATTACCACAATGGGTAGTAACggcaaattttattacaaatgatGGACAAACTAAAGgatcttatttaatttactctCAAGAAGTGGGTACGATAAAAACGCTAAGTATACCAAGAT GGGCTGTATTGAATTCACAAATGTTTAGTGTGAGCCAATTGAACGATGTTAATACtcaattatatgatattagaAATCTTTATAAGGGTGGGGAAGTTTTCATTATTACTACAtcagataataatatatctggATTTGCGTATAGTAATGATGGAATGTACAATAGTACTTGGGCTTTACCCAATAATTATACTTATACtagaaaaatttatggaataaatACTGATAATACTGTTTGGGCTATTGCTGATAAGAGTAACAACGCCATTGCTACGAACCAATGGACTATTGTATATTCAACTGCTTTAACGACATACTCAACAG ttctagGTGATGCAGGATATAGTTCATCGTCAATATTATCGATAATACCGGGAAAAAATGCAGTAACAACACCGGATCTTAATCAAATTACAATAACATATGTAATGAACAGCATTGAACCTTCAACAGGTTATATTACAATTAGTCAAAAGAATGCAAATGAAGGTGATGATCTTATTAGAATCAAAATACCCGCAAAATCACCTCCAATTGGAACtgtaaataatgttataatacACGGATCTGTAGTGAAAGTTACATTAGAAGATGgtatttttgatagagaaaaTGCTacgtatattattaaaattgacgATGATTTTGTTCAAGCTAACGGACAAAATTTAATTGGAGATTCTTGGGAAATTTCGACAg cttcTGGTTATAGAAAGAATGAACcgg gtGACGCGAGAGCATCTATTCTTTTAACCCCAGACGGAAcaagaaattatttagaaaataaaaatagtagaaAGACATACGTTGATGATTTGTCTAATGAAATTTCAGATGCGCTTGCAATTGAAAAAGGACGTATTTTTATACCGTATGATAGGTATCAATATATGAAAGACGCACGTAAAGTTCAAATATTGTTACGTGTAGATATTAAAGACACGAAATCACCAGATCAACCAAGCTCAACTGCGGTAAGAAACAGTTTAGATAAAGCCATTATATCCAAAGGTAATTCAGCTATACCAATAGGACCGCGTACAAAGGATTTAGATTCCACTTATGGAGCTCCGGAAACTC CTCATTTATGgcgtaaatataaatacatattaatCGCGGTcgtaattgtattatttttacaacTATTATTATCATTCTTTTCGAGAAAGAAATTCTCTGGAGGAAGAAATTTCTTGACTATTGTCTTTTTCCCGCTTATTTTAGTAGATTTTGTATTAGATACTACTATATTAGCAATTCATGGAAAGGATCTGAT ttggatattttatttagtaccAATTTTATTCAATGTCATAATTTTATGGTTACTTATTAATTATCGATTAAATTCATCAGAAACTACTAAAAATTGGTTAAAGAAAAATCCAAATACTGCATTAATATTTACACTCTTATCATGTATAGATTTAGAAGCGTTAAATGTTGTATCATCAAGATGTGCTGGTTATAACGAATTAAATGCAAGATTTACagaaaaaggaagaaaaagtattttaataactattattattataacattaattGAGGATGTAccacaattaataatttatttaatatatcaaagaTATACAGTTATAAcaacaattttatcaatattagcattatcatcatcatgtttaatattattatttaaaataatttcatttatttatttaatgttcaTTTATAAACCTCATAAAACTTTATCAAGTGcaatagaaaaaattgatgattcaAATAATGATACAGCTAATCTGGAAAGTGGTGAAGGTGATATACTTAAACCTGAAACTACAACTGATCGTCAAAATGAAGAAGTAACTGTACTTGGAAATATTGGTATATCGAGCGAAACTtatattgatgataatgatgacaaAATTTCGGCAACAAAGGAGGAAATTACCGAGGGAGAATCATTATCTGGTAATATTCCTGGAAATAAATCTCGCACAAATAAACGAACTACTGAAGAGCAAATCACTGAGGAAGAAACTACTAAAGAATGTGAAGAAATTATCACAACTACTACCAGAATTATACAAAAGAAGAAAGtggtaataataaagaaataa